In Arachis hypogaea cultivar Tifrunner chromosome 2, arahy.Tifrunner.gnm2.J5K5, whole genome shotgun sequence, a genomic segment contains:
- the LOC112744361 gene encoding uncharacterized protein isoform X1, which translates to MIEEVCPTHGECYAGMLECFKGYRKHPNLCVEDSEISESARKIVERVEFYLCEEYAQFMCYETGSIWVSEDELWNCLEPFGDVSSDNTLYNFTKEKAIELIGEFEWIWSCGFISSQFIRIYLYNYTIHISISRCNFERNWLSTLVQSSY; encoded by the exons ATGATTGAAGAAGTTTGCCCAACTCATGGAGAATGCTACGCTGGCATGCTGGAATGTTTCAAGGGTTACCGCAAGCATCCTAATTTATGCGTAGAAGACAGTGAAATTAGTGAATCAGCTCGCAAAATT GTGGAGAGAGTAGAGTTTTACCTTTGTGAAGAATATGCTCAGTTTATGTGCTATGAAACTGGATCAATTTGG GTTTCAGAGGATGAATTGTGGAATTGTTTGGAGCCATTTGGGGATGTCTCCTCGGACAATACGCTTTATAATTTCACGAAAGAGAAGGCAATTGAGTTAATTG GTGAGTTTGAATGGATCTGGAGCTGTGGCTTCATCAGTTCCCAATTCATCAGAATTTATTTGTATAATTATACTATCCATATAAGTATTAGCAGGTGCAACTTTGAG AGGAATTGGCTGTCTACTTTGGTTCAATCATCTTATTGA
- the LOC112744361 gene encoding uncharacterized protein isoform X2, with the protein MIEEVCPTHGECYAGMLECFKGYRKHPNLCVEDSEISESARKIVERVEFYLCEEYAQFMCYETGSIWVSEDELWNCLEPFGDVSSDNTLYNFTKEKAIELIEELAVYFGSIILLT; encoded by the exons ATGATTGAAGAAGTTTGCCCAACTCATGGAGAATGCTACGCTGGCATGCTGGAATGTTTCAAGGGTTACCGCAAGCATCCTAATTTATGCGTAGAAGACAGTGAAATTAGTGAATCAGCTCGCAAAATT GTGGAGAGAGTAGAGTTTTACCTTTGTGAAGAATATGCTCAGTTTATGTGCTATGAAACTGGATCAATTTGG GTTTCAGAGGATGAATTGTGGAATTGTTTGGAGCCATTTGGGGATGTCTCCTCGGACAATACGCTTTATAATTTCACGAAAGAGAAGGCAATTGAGTTAATTG AGGAATTGGCTGTCTACTTTGGTTCAATCATCTTATTGACATGA
- the LOC112725294 gene encoding uncharacterized protein: MEKYFKRKLPLESEVTPLVSSNKKKFLEFNVESLVADPGQRPKISNYDPNVKDEVRRAYLQKGPCQPREHDFPQTYFGTSLRRFNADWFDEFGNWLEYSISKDAVFCLCCYLMKPDGASGDAFVKEGFSNWKKKERLQTHVENHDSAHNQARRKCEALMKQKQHIEVVFQKHSDQAKRDYRTHLTATIECIRFLLRQGLAFHGDDELHNSNNQGNFLELLDFLAQHNTEIDRVFKNARGNLKLVAPKIQKDIVRADASETTKVIIDDLGDDLFAVLVDEARDISVKEQMAVCLRYMNKEGIVMERFLGIVHVSSTNALSLKVALESLLTKHNLSLARIRGQGYNGATNMQGEFNGLKSLILKENACAFYVHCFAHQLQLALVVVAKKQVEIALLFNLLASLCNIVGASCKRKDMLRESQIQKTIVALQNGDVSSGRGLNQETTLKRAGDTRWGSHYGTILSLISIFSSVVEVLEVIEEDGNNPEQRAEACQLLNHIQSFEFVFNLHLMKSILGVNNELSQALQRSDQDIINAMTLVKVSKQRLQSIRDDGWSSLLNEVLLFCDSHNILAPNMNDIFVTQGRSRRKIQKVSNLHHFQVELFYQVIDRQLQELNNRFTEVNTELLLCIACSNPSDSFFAFVKEKLLRLAEFYPHEFSSTQLLALDSQLENFILDMRLDDQFSNINGISGLSQKLVETKKHIVYPLVFLLLKLALILPVATASIERTFSAMNIIKSRLHNRMGDEWLNDCLVIYIERETFNQVDNEKIIQHFQNMKTRREVPSRFEAKKVSS, encoded by the coding sequence atggagaaatatttcaaaagaaagctaCCACTAGAATCTGAAGTCACTCCATTAGTCTCTTCTAATAAAAAGAAGTTCTTAGAATTCAATGTGGAAAGTCTGGTAGCTGATCCTGGACAACgacccaaaatttcaaattatgatCCAAATGTCAAAGATGAAGTTAGACGAGCTTATTTGCAAAAAGGTCCTTGTCAACCAAGAGAACATGATTTTCCACAAACATATTTTGGAACTTCTCTCCGTAGATTTAATGCTGATTGGTTTGATGAATTTGGCAATTGGTTGGAATATAGTATTTCAAAAGATGCTGTATTTTGTCTCTGTTGCTATCTTATGAAACCTGATGGTGCGAGTGGTGATGCTTTTGTAAAAGAGGGCTTTTCAAATTGGAAAAAGAAGGAGCGATTACAAACACATGTGGAAAATCATGATAGTGCTCATAATCAAGCTCGAAGAAAATGCGAAGCACTTATGAAGCAAAAAcaacatattgaagttgtttttCAAAAGCATTCAGACCAAGCTAAAAGAGATTACCGAACTCACTTAACAGCAACAATTGAGTGCATTAGGTTCTTATTGCGACAAGGATTGGCCTTTCATGGTGATGATGAATTACACAATTCAAATAATCAAGGTAATTTTTTGGAGCTTCTTGACTTTCTTGCTCAACATAATACAGAGATTGATCGTGTTTTCAAAAATGCTCGTGGAAACCTTAAGCTAGTAGCACCTAAAATTCAAAAAGATATTGTTAGAGCTGATGCAAGTGAAACTACTAAagttattattgatgatcttggAGATGATTTATTTGCTGTTTTAGTTGATGAAGCTCGAGACATTTCTGTTAAAGAGCAAATGGCTGTTTGTTTGCGGTATATGAACAAAGAAGGGATTGTAATGGAGCGATTTCTTGGCATTGTCCATGTTTCTAGCACAAATGCGTTGTCGTTAAAAGTAGCTTTGGAATCTTTATTAACAAAGCATAATTTAAGTTTAGCAAGAATACGTGGACAAGGTTACAATGGAGCTACTAATATGCAGGGAGAATTTAATGGCTTAAAAAGTTTGATCTTGAAAGAAAATGCTTGTGCTTTTTATGTTCATTGTTTTGCTCACCAACTTCAATTAGCACTTGTGGTTGTTGCAAAGAAACAGGTCGAAATTGCACTACTTTTTAATTTGCTTGCTAGTTTGTGCAATATTGTTGGAGCTTCTTGTAAACGTAAAGACATGCTTCGTGAAAGTCAAATACAAAAGACAATTGTTGCATTACAAAATGGAGATGTTTCTAGTGGGCGTGGCTTAAATCAAGAAACAACATTGAAAAGGGCAGGTGATACTCGATGGGGCTCACATTATGGTACAATACTTAGCttgatttctattttttcttccgTGGTAGAAGTTCTTGAAGTTATTGAGGAAGATGGAAATAATCCTGAACAAAGAGCTGAAGCATGCCAATTATTGAATCATAttcaatcttttgaatttgtattcAATTTACATTTGATGAAAAGTATATTAGGAGTTAATAATGAGTTGTCTCAAGCTCTACAAAGAAGTGATCAAGACATTATAAATGCTATGACATTGGTTAAAGTGTCCAAGCAACGATTGCAAAGTATAAGAGACGATGGTTGGTCCTCTTTGCTCAACGAAGTTTTACTATTTTGTGATAGTCACAATATTCTTGCTCcaaatatgaatgatatattTGTAACACAAGGAAGATCAAGGCGCAAAATCCAAAAGGTCTCAAACTTGCATCATTTTCAAGTTGAATTATTTTATCAAGTGATTGATAGACAACTTCAAGAGCTTAACAATCGTTTTACAGAGGTAAATACCGAGCTACTTCTTTGTATAGCTTGTTCGAATCCAAGTGACTCATTTTTTGCATTTGTTAAGGAGAAGTTGCTTCGTTTAGCTGAATTTTATCCACAtgaattctcttctactcaactTTTGGCACTTGATAGTCAACTTGAGAATTTTATATTGGATATGCGTCTtgatgatcaattctcaaatatAAATGGAATCAGTGGACTATCTCAAAAGTTAGTTGAGACAAAAAAGCATATTGTTTATCCATTGGTATTTCTTCTGTTGAAATTAGCTTTGATTCTACCTGTGGCAACAGCATCAATTGAGAGAACATTTTCTGCTATGAATATCATAAAGAGTCGACTTCATAATCGAATGGGAGATGAGTGGTTGAATGATTGTTTggttatatatatagaaagagagacattcaaTCAAGTTGATAATGAaaaaattattcaacattttcaaaatatgaaaacaagaagagaagtaCCTTCAAGATTTGAAGCGAAGAAAGTTAGCAGCTAA